The window ACCATACCCATAGTATCCATCATCGTAAGTACCAGAACCGTAACCACCTGGAGCATATCCACTGCCATACCCAGCATAGCCCCCTAATGTGCTTCCACCATATCCTCCGTAACCCCCGTAACCACCATAGCCTCTATATCCCGGATTGTACCCAATGTTCCCGTAATAGCCATACCTGGTatcaaaagattaaaaaatcttGAATCGTTAGCTCGAGCGAAGAGAAATAACGTGGCGCACGCTATCGATCAAAATCAGTGTCGTTAAACTCTCGCGTTTACGTTTTTTTAATAGAACCACGCATTgcttgtgaaaatattcatagaagGATCTGATCGAAATTACTCGTGGAAAATATAAGGAAAAAATGTGGAATAGTATTTGTTTATTCTCGGCTTAGTTTTCAAGAAAaccaaatttggaaatttatcgaGAATACTTGAATATTGATTAGTTCGAGAATGACAAGGCTAAATAATCGACAGATCATTCTACGcgtgaaaataaatcgaaaatgtagaataaaattttcccaTTTAAAGCTTTATTTCCGAGAAAACGGAGTTTGGACGTGTTTGGTTAAGAATCCGCTtagtaaattttcaaatttatttttctcggagGCGTGTTGagaaaaaatcttattctacgttttcgatttattttcacacgtagaatgATCCTACTGTAGATTATTTAGTTAGCCGCCTCCAGTTCGCGATTAACCATGTTCAACtatactcgataaattttcaaactcgattttctccaaAATTGTATCGTGGTCGCTTTTACACGTTGTTCGTTCGCACCATATATACTGGAAAAATATCTTCAATAATTTAGATAAAAGTTCaataatttcaaagaaattcaacaatttagatattaaataatacGGTATCAAAGATAcgcgttaaatataaatttcaggAAATTCGAAGATGCATCGGATAAACTTTCGAGTCGAAAGTAAACGATTTTCTATACAGGAAGAACTGTTACGTTCTCGACCGCGACTCTTTTATTATGTTAATAAGTTATTGTAAATTCTTCCGAAAATATCTTCGTTACGAATTTATTCATACTATACAAACCACTTGCTTAAAAAGTCAGCCACGTGACAGATTTATGAATTGTGCTGAAACCTCACCCTATATGGCCGCCCCCGATAATTCCACTTGGCCCACCCACTGGATAGCCTCTATAGCCTGGATTTAGATATCCCGAGCTCAAGCCTGTTCCACGATATACCGTGCCAGGACCATAAATCGAACCACCAAGATAACTTCCATATGGTCCGCCTCCACCGTATCCTGTAGGTTGACCATACTCTTTGCTAAGGTGAAACGCTGGAACCAATGGAACTTTTAAGAAAATCCACGTTTTCGAAGGAGTAGCGTTAATCGATCACTGATACATCCTCGTCGAtaagaaattttgaattttttaataataatctcCGTACTCATAAAATTGTCAGTCAATCTcatatcgaaaaattaataaaaacataCGTGTCCACGTGTCTATATGCGCCTATATGCGTGTGTTTCATGTTTATTCGATAATCGATCGTTCGTGTTAACTACAATCGACGACAAAAAGCTATTGATTTCGAAGGATTCACATGCAAATGATGAACACTCGAGACGACAAGAGAATGGTTATGCGAATTACTGTAATTTATAAGGAAATTGAGGCCAATTGTTATGAAATACTTGGAAATTCCTAAACGAAAATTCAAAAGTTATTATTCAGAAGTATTCAGTACAAAAGTTTCCCAAATAAATGATAttgaaagagggagagagagatgtTATCAGCAATGTCGCGATTTACAATTGTTTGATTACACTTTGAAGAGCAATGAAAAACATGCATGAATCGAGAAGATTACTTTATGCCTCACAGTGTGAACAGAAGAATAGATAATCAGTAGAACCTTGGCGAATGCCAGTGAATGGTAGAACGCTTTTTCACACATACACGTCATTCATCCACACCGTTTTATGGTGGCGGAAATGACGCGATGTTGAATGATGAGTTTATGAATCATCAATTACCGCGCAATGTCCACCGAACAAGATTTGCAAATTAAATCGCGTTTAAATTCAATTAGCTGCAATTGATGAAAATGCCGTCCCCTGAATTGAGAATCAGCGTACTATGATTTATGAATATGAATGCCATGGGCCGTGTGTCTATAATTACGCGCATCTACGGCAATTAACAATTAGATTTTGAACGAAAGATCTTGGAATATTAACGTTTCATTCAAGTATCGTTCACCGAGTTTCCATAGAATTTTTTACGAAGATCATACGCGCATTCACAATTATAGACCTTATTGTAGCTAATTAAAAACATCGGTAATTATTGCACGGAAACAGATGTTAAGAGATTCGTCGTAATCCTTTGATTTGAAGTTTTATCgcaataatcattttcattggaAAGTGGATATTCACAGATtcgatgtaaattatattttaacaaatagaCAGGCTCAATTTAAATCAATCGATTCTTCGTCCTTatgtttctttcttcctttctcacgcagaaataataaaatttgcttCCTATTGCGAATCGAAATGAAATCAACTGACATCGCTGCAGTATTCGAATAATTGGAAACACGCACGCGTCGTGTATGCAGATTCTGTTGTTCCGTTACGTGAGTCATTATATCAATGATCTAATGCAGAACACGGCGCCGTTGCTAGAAAAGACGCCGCCGACTGTCGGAGGACCTTCGACTAGTCTCGTTGGATTAGCATGTTATTATATCGAATGTCAGTTTTTTACAATGAAAACCATTTGAAGTGCTCGATCGTGGGAACGGTAGTGACACACTTATTTAATACGTTGAAAAGGTTGGATAACGATCGATCATGCTTAGAAACAGTCGTAATTTCGCCGCAACGACGACAAAACCACGGAGCTCTTGTAATTATGCAGTTACGAGTATCCTTCTTTGAATGCACTAAATAACGCTAGtcttccttttctattttttctttcgttcttctctttttttttgcaattaTGCTTCTACATACCATGGAACGagataaaaaatgtagaattctAGGAACGATCGCTTAATTAACGTAAGccatttgaaattttgtttaaaacgaGTCACAAAGCGTAATCGtctataatgaaataaattaatagaagAACCGAGATAATacaaattttgattaaaaaacttattaaaaaatagGCATAATAAATTTGTAACTTGGTCAGgacaaaaattcttttttcaagATTTACATACCGATTCGTCTATGTAAGTACACGAGAATTTACTGTAATAGCACTTACTTCGATCGCTCGCAGACGCTGTTAAATCTTTGATGTTATTCTCGTACGATGGACTGTTCACCGGTGTTAATTTGCTGCTTAACTTTGGTTCCGACGATTCAATGGCACCGCTGCCGAGTGCAAATAAACAACCGAGAAATAATATCTGAAATTGAGAATACAATATCGATTAGCGTGATGAACAAACATGCAATACACCACTAAAACGAATACTGTAGATGTTAAAAATAGATCGCGTAAGCTACATTTCACAATATGCAAAGCGATGGGTACTCACGAAAAGAGTGTCATTCATTAAGACAGAATATCAATAAACGAACGTCACGACTCCGATGGTTTTATGCAGAAACTGCAGGAAATTGAAACATCAGCAACATTTTGAGAAACTTGCTGAACAGCCCCAGTTTGATGATTTTTAGATATAAATACACATAACCGGCGCAGCTTAGCTTGCCTTAGCTTTCAAGTTGAATAGCAATATTAATCGATATCACCGGCCGCtcattactattttatttattattattaattattatttattactatcaATCCAATCCAGCTTAG is drawn from Bombus terrestris chromosome 12, iyBomTerr1.2, whole genome shotgun sequence and contains these coding sequences:
- the LOC100642296 gene encoding keratin-associated protein 19-2 isoform X1, which produces MRILHSLILFLGCLFALGSGAIESSEPKLSSKLTPVNSPSYENNIKDLTASASDRIPLVPAFHLSKEYGQPTGYGGGGPYGSYLGGSIYGPGTVYRGTGLSSGYLNPGYRGYPVGGPSGIIGGGHIGYGYYGNIGYNPGYRGYGGYGGYGGYGGSTLGGYAGYGSGYAPGGYGSGTYDDGYYGYGGRDSYGRYGGLDGYGRYGGLDGYGYGYGTGYSGGSNYGSSYNVRSNYDPYRNTNYGSYVGNPSGYRGYS
- the LOC100642296 gene encoding keratin-associated protein 19-2 isoform X2 — translated: MRILHSLILFLGCLFALGSGAIESSEPKLSSKLTPVNSPSYENNIKDLTASASDRTFHLSKEYGQPTGYGGGGPYGSYLGGSIYGPGTVYRGTGLSSGYLNPGYRGYPVGGPSGIIGGGHIGYGYYGNIGYNPGYRGYGGYGGYGGYGGSTLGGYAGYGSGYAPGGYGSGTYDDGYYGYGGRDSYGRYGGLDGYGRYGGLDGYGYGYGTGYSGGSNYGSSYNVRSNYDPYRNTNYGSYVGNPSGYRGYS